From a single Hymenobacter sp. YIM 151500-1 genomic region:
- a CDS encoding TetR/AcrR family transcriptional regulator, protein MTTTPAATAAPDTRTRILDLAEQLLLARGFNAFSYQHIAKELGVKPAAVHYHYPGKEDLGAAIIQRQRGRLRKWRGLPRLTELPPAAQLESLFDVYRTHLRQEQRVCLFGALAAEFRTLPAAMQRELRLFNQELTEWLAEVLAAGRAAGTLVFRGEPLAKAAQVLTTLAGALQVARVHDERQFHVVFEQLRSELLPE, encoded by the coding sequence ATGACAACTACACCTGCTGCCACCGCGGCGCCTGATACGCGCACCCGCATCCTCGACCTGGCCGAGCAACTCCTGCTGGCTCGTGGGTTTAATGCCTTCAGCTACCAGCACATTGCCAAAGAGCTGGGCGTGAAGCCTGCGGCCGTCCACTACCACTACCCCGGCAAGGAAGACCTGGGCGCGGCCATCATTCAGCGGCAGCGGGGGCGGCTGCGCAAGTGGCGGGGGCTGCCTCGCCTGACCGAACTACCCCCCGCCGCCCAGCTCGAAAGCCTGTTTGACGTATACCGCACCCACCTGCGGCAGGAGCAGCGGGTGTGCCTGTTCGGGGCGCTGGCGGCCGAGTTTCGCACCCTGCCGGCTGCCATGCAGCGGGAGCTGCGCCTGTTTAACCAGGAGCTGACCGAGTGGCTGGCCGAGGTGCTGGCCGCGGGCCGGGCGGCCGGTACGCTGGTGTTTCGGGGCGAGCCGCTGGCCAAGGCAGCCCAGGTGCTTACTACCCTGGCCGGGGCCCTGCAAGTGGCCCGTGTGCACGACGAGCGGCAGTTTCACGTCGTGTTTGAGCAGTTGCGCAGCGAGCTGCTGCCGGAATAA
- a CDS encoding alpha/beta hydrolase — translation MLNTYSPALTYFPLENLDQPSVPAPAKVQYPAVPPALKLLRLQLRLQALVSSEWAFRAAWRLFCTPRRLPLKAWEAQVLAAARPHFTTSAGSGRVAYYEWNPGGRRTVLLVHGWEHRASFWGALAQALVAAGYRVVALDGPAHGASAGSQATLVSFAAAVQVVADAVGAVHGVVAHSFGAACTAGVPVQFNQATGGHLPRLVLLSAPSSTRKVAERFAELLHLPAGVVEHMARFIQAQYGRSAESFSLVETGRRLPVQRALLLHDRHDPNVPFADAEEIAAHWPGLDFRPTTGLGHNRIMRDPAVLAQLVEFLA, via the coding sequence ATGCTTAATACCTACTCGCCCGCTCTCACCTACTTCCCGTTGGAAAACCTGGACCAGCCCAGCGTGCCCGCGCCGGCCAAGGTGCAGTACCCGGCCGTGCCGCCGGCCCTCAAGCTGCTGCGTCTGCAGCTGCGCCTACAGGCTTTGGTATCGAGCGAGTGGGCGTTTCGGGCGGCGTGGCGGCTGTTTTGCACGCCGCGCCGGCTGCCCCTGAAGGCCTGGGAAGCCCAGGTGCTGGCCGCGGCCCGGCCGCACTTCACCACCTCGGCCGGCAGCGGCCGGGTAGCCTACTACGAGTGGAACCCTGGCGGCCGGCGCACCGTGCTGCTGGTGCACGGCTGGGAGCACCGGGCCAGCTTCTGGGGTGCCCTGGCCCAGGCCCTGGTAGCGGCCGGCTACCGGGTGGTAGCCCTGGACGGCCCGGCTCACGGGGCTTCGGCTGGCAGCCAGGCTACACTGGTGAGCTTTGCGGCGGCCGTGCAAGTCGTAGCCGATGCGGTGGGGGCCGTGCACGGAGTGGTGGCGCACTCGTTTGGGGCGGCCTGCACGGCCGGCGTGCCGGTGCAGTTCAATCAGGCCACGGGCGGGCACTTGCCGCGCCTGGTGCTGCTGAGCGCGCCCAGCAGCACCCGCAAGGTGGCCGAGCGGTTTGCCGAGCTGCTGCACCTGCCGGCCGGAGTGGTAGAGCACATGGCTCGCTTTATCCAGGCCCAATACGGCCGCTCAGCCGAGAGCTTCAGCCTCGTGGAAACCGGCCGCCGCCTACCTGTGCAGCGCGCCCTGCTACTGCACGACCGGCATGACCCCAACGTGCCCTTCGCCGACGCCGAGGAAATAGCCGCCCACTGGCCCGGCCTCGACTTCCGGCCCACTACCGGCCTGGGCCACAACCGCATCATGCGTGACCCGGCCGTGCTGGCGCAGCTAGTCGAGTTCCTGGCCTGA
- a CDS encoding J domain-containing protein, whose translation MNLHNPLADLPAANSLPKPAGSEAPGTPAQRAFREAVARVEGLRQRLRELRQEQAEARRRYWQQVGPAAQAVVQARRALFAPLEEALLLGYFSRLEERQITELLLGNARALQERFGEDATDILRRYAPRRRSAAEAEAAPDTDAAPAADQPTASLPPQEQAAAYAQARRKTKAQRAQEVAEQAARQEQELLLSNTKALYRQLARLHHPDLARDPAAQQQKTTLMQRITEAYETDDLYTLLQLLAESGPASPTDDTVLARYTLALERQQTKLKQQLNELKFGDNGFMGTSGKKREQEIRQLKRHLRAETEYLTQVLHAVQDPAGLRQLLRELAAAGHDTV comes from the coding sequence ATGAACCTGCACAACCCACTCGCCGACCTGCCCGCCGCTAACTCCCTGCCCAAACCGGCCGGCTCCGAAGCACCCGGCACCCCGGCGCAACGGGCGTTTCGGGAGGCGGTGGCGCGGGTGGAGGGCTTGCGGCAGCGGCTGCGGGAGCTGCGCCAGGAGCAGGCCGAGGCCCGGCGCCGCTACTGGCAGCAGGTGGGCCCGGCGGCCCAGGCCGTGGTGCAGGCCCGCCGGGCCCTGTTTGCGCCCCTGGAAGAAGCTCTGCTGCTCGGCTACTTCAGCCGCCTGGAGGAACGGCAGATTACTGAGCTACTACTCGGCAACGCCCGCGCCTTGCAGGAGCGGTTTGGCGAAGACGCCACGGACATTCTGCGCCGCTACGCCCCGCGCCGCCGCTCGGCCGCGGAAGCAGAAGCTGCTCCCGACACCGACGCGGCGCCAGCGGCGGACCAGCCTACGGCTTCGCTCCCGCCCCAGGAGCAGGCCGCGGCTTATGCTCAGGCCCGGCGCAAAACCAAAGCCCAACGCGCCCAGGAAGTCGCCGAGCAGGCCGCCCGGCAGGAGCAGGAATTGCTGCTCTCCAACACCAAAGCTCTCTACCGCCAGCTAGCCCGCCTCCACCACCCCGACCTGGCCCGCGACCCAGCTGCCCAGCAGCAGAAAACAACCCTGATGCAGCGCATCACCGAGGCCTACGAAACCGACGACCTGTACACCCTGCTCCAGCTCCTCGCCGAATCAGGCCCCGCCTCCCCCACCGACGACACCGTGCTGGCCCGCTACACCCTGGCCCTGGAGCGCCAGCAAACCAAGCTAAAGCAGCAGCTAAACGAGCTGAAGTTCGGCGACAACGGTTTTATGGGCACCTCGGGCAAGAAGCGGGAGCAGGAAATCCGCCAGCTCAAGCGCCACCTCCGCGCCGAAACCGAGTACCTGACCCAGGTGCTGCACGCCGTGCAGGACCCCGCCGGCCTGCGCCAGCTTCTGCGCGAGCTGGCCGCCGCCGGACACGATACGGTGTAA
- a CDS encoding histone deacetylase family protein: MRLATSERYSITLPTGHRFPIAKYELIREQLLWQGVAPPEDFYDPGLAAEDDILRVHSPDYWQRVRDLRLSAAEVRRLGLPQSPELVRRSLSSVAGTVQSARVALQDGIGMSLAGGTHHAFRDRGEGFCVLNDIAVAAAHLLHHGLARQVLVVDLDVHQGDGTASIFRDEPRVFTFSMHAGANYPLRKEQSDLDVELPLGTDDATYLRHLHDTLPGLFDNVRPDFVFFQAGVDVLATDKLGKLALTLAGCRQRDEYVLRLCQQHRLPVAVSMGGGYSERIADIVDAHCNTFRVAYKVFG; the protein is encoded by the coding sequence ATGCGCCTGGCTACTTCCGAACGGTACAGCATCACCCTGCCAACGGGCCACCGGTTTCCGATTGCCAAGTACGAGCTGATTCGGGAACAGCTGCTGTGGCAGGGCGTGGCGCCACCCGAGGATTTCTACGACCCTGGGCTGGCCGCCGAAGACGACATTCTGCGGGTGCACTCCCCGGACTACTGGCAGCGGGTGCGCGACTTGCGCCTGAGCGCGGCCGAAGTGCGGCGGCTGGGGCTGCCGCAGAGCCCGGAGCTGGTGCGCCGCTCCCTGAGCAGTGTGGCCGGCACGGTGCAGTCGGCGCGGGTGGCCTTGCAGGACGGCATTGGGATGAGCCTGGCCGGGGGCACCCACCACGCTTTTCGGGACCGGGGCGAGGGGTTTTGCGTGCTCAACGACATAGCCGTGGCCGCCGCCCACCTGCTTCATCACGGCCTGGCCCGGCAGGTGCTGGTCGTGGACCTGGACGTGCACCAGGGCGACGGTACGGCCAGCATCTTCCGCGACGAGCCGCGGGTGTTTACCTTCAGCATGCACGCCGGCGCCAACTACCCGCTGCGCAAAGAGCAGTCGGACCTGGACGTGGAGCTGCCCCTGGGCACCGACGATGCCACGTACCTGCGCCACCTGCACGATACGCTGCCGGGCCTTTTTGACAATGTGCGGCCCGATTTCGTGTTCTTTCAGGCTGGCGTGGATGTACTGGCCACCGACAAACTGGGCAAGCTGGCCCTCACCCTGGCCGGCTGCCGCCAGCGGGATGAGTACGTGCTGCGCCTCTGCCAGCAGCACCGCTTGCCGGTGGCCGTGAGCATGGGTGGCGGCTACTCCGAGCGAATTGCTGACATCGTAGATGCCCACTGCAACACGTTCCGGGTGGCGTACAAGGTGTTTGGGTGA
- a CDS encoding TROVE domain-containing protein: protein MRFNLPFRKNQPNAVNHEGAAAYTLTPQLELYAAVATAALSDQFYEKASTRLARLRELVAQCEPLFVAQLAVYAREQMYLRSVPLVLAVELARLHRGDNLVSRLVARIVQRPDEITELLAFYAQANGRTGVKTLNRLSKQLQKGLALSFNRFDGYQLAKYDRAGAVRLRDALFLVHPAAKNAEQQALFDQLVAGTLPTPYTWETELSALGQVSYATPDERAAAFRQKWEELLASGKLGYMALLRNLRNILEADVAAETMVEVCAALADRQAVARSKQLPFRFLAAYREVKALQGGHVAAVLTALEDAIAHSVANLHGFGPETRVVVACDVSGSMQQPVSQRSKVLLYDVGLVLGMLLQSRCQHVTAGMFGNTWKVLSLPRGPVLRNVNEFYRREGEVGYATNGHLVVRDLRQRREVADKVMLFTDCQLWNSASDGNTLVQEWAAYRREVAPQARLYLFDLAGHGTSPLDVRAEHGVALIAGWSDKVFDVLAALESGGSALTELEKIEL, encoded by the coding sequence ATGCGCTTCAACTTACCCTTCCGTAAAAATCAACCCAACGCCGTAAACCACGAAGGTGCGGCGGCCTACACGCTCACGCCCCAGCTGGAGCTGTACGCGGCGGTGGCTACGGCTGCCCTGTCGGACCAGTTCTACGAAAAAGCCAGCACCCGCCTGGCCCGTCTGCGCGAACTGGTAGCCCAGTGCGAGCCGCTGTTTGTGGCCCAGCTGGCGGTGTACGCCCGGGAGCAGATGTACCTGCGTTCCGTGCCCCTGGTGCTGGCCGTGGAGCTGGCCCGCCTGCACCGCGGCGACAACCTGGTGAGCCGCCTGGTGGCCCGCATCGTGCAGCGCCCCGATGAAATCACGGAGCTGCTGGCCTTCTACGCCCAAGCCAACGGGCGCACCGGCGTGAAAACGCTGAACCGTCTGTCGAAGCAGCTGCAAAAAGGCCTGGCCCTCAGCTTCAACCGGTTCGACGGCTACCAGCTGGCCAAGTACGATCGGGCCGGGGCCGTGCGCTTGCGCGACGCGCTATTTCTGGTGCACCCTGCCGCCAAAAACGCCGAGCAGCAAGCCCTGTTCGACCAGTTGGTGGCCGGCACTTTGCCCACGCCCTACACCTGGGAAACCGAGCTGTCGGCCCTGGGTCAAGTGAGTTACGCCACCCCCGATGAGCGCGCGGCGGCTTTCCGCCAGAAGTGGGAGGAGCTGCTAGCCAGCGGCAAGCTGGGCTACATGGCTTTGCTGCGCAACCTGCGCAACATCCTGGAAGCCGACGTGGCGGCCGAAACCATGGTGGAAGTATGCGCTGCCCTGGCCGACCGGCAAGCCGTAGCGCGCAGCAAGCAGCTACCGTTCCGCTTCCTGGCCGCCTACCGCGAAGTAAAAGCCTTGCAAGGCGGCCACGTGGCGGCGGTGCTCACGGCCCTGGAAGACGCCATAGCCCACAGCGTGGCCAACCTACACGGCTTCGGCCCCGAAACCCGCGTGGTGGTGGCCTGCGACGTGTCGGGCTCCATGCAGCAGCCGGTGTCACAGCGCAGCAAAGTGCTGCTCTACGACGTGGGCCTGGTGCTGGGTATGCTCTTGCAAAGCCGCTGCCAGCACGTCACGGCCGGCATGTTCGGCAACACCTGGAAGGTGCTCAGCCTGCCCCGCGGCCCCGTGCTGCGCAACGTGAACGAGTTCTACCGCCGCGAAGGCGAGGTGGGCTACGCCACCAACGGCCACCTGGTGGTGCGCGACCTGCGCCAGCGCCGGGAGGTGGCCGACAAGGTGATGCTGTTCACCGACTGCCAGCTCTGGAACAGCGCCAGTGACGGCAACACGCTAGTCCAGGAATGGGCCGCCTACCGCCGCGAGGTGGCGCCCCAGGCCCGCCTCTACCTGTTCGACCTGGCCGGCCACGGAACCAGCCCGCTCGACGTGCGCGCCGAGCACGGCGTGGCCCTGATTGCCGGCTGGTCCGACAAAGTGTTCGACGTGCTAGCGGCTCTGGAAAGCGGCGGTTCGGCGCTGACGGAGCTGGAGAAAATCGAGCTGTGA
- a CDS encoding RtcB family protein — protein MAQQLRGNDLRKLGFPEGRAIGLALAQLQRKHLKRLSLTDQLLLLQQVLAEPHDFATHLDWSHVAAALLPPPSRHIELVARKPYALFGPEHIEAGALHQMDTAMKLPVTVAGALMPDAHHGYGLPIGGVLATDNAVIPYAVGVDIGCRMALSVFALPPQHLTQRVPELQKLLLEHTCFGNRTGFQHGQKLGHEVLERAEFQDVPFLRNKQATAAEQIGTSGSGNHFVEWGIVDITEPANELGVPVGQYVGLLSHSGSRGLGASVANHYTRLAMENCQLPAEAKHLAWLGLDGELGQEYWAAMNLAGDYASACHEHIHRRLAKALGEKPLVKVENHHNFAWKETLADGREVIVHRKGATPAGKGVLGIIPGSMTAPGFIVRGRGAAESLSSASHGAGRLLSRTRAKQELSETQLRQHLQAHGVVLHGGGLDEAPMAYKDIRAVMQSQQELVDVLGSFTPKIVRMDGA, from the coding sequence ATGGCACAACAACTACGCGGCAACGACCTGCGGAAGCTAGGCTTCCCCGAAGGCCGGGCTATTGGGCTTGCGCTGGCCCAGTTGCAGCGCAAACACCTGAAGCGGCTCTCCCTCACCGACCAGCTGCTGCTGTTGCAGCAGGTGTTGGCCGAGCCCCACGACTTTGCCACCCACCTCGACTGGAGCCACGTGGCTGCGGCCCTGCTGCCCCCACCCAGCCGCCATATCGAGCTGGTGGCCCGCAAGCCCTACGCTCTCTTCGGCCCCGAGCACATCGAGGCCGGCGCCCTGCACCAAATGGACACGGCCATGAAGCTGCCCGTAACGGTGGCCGGGGCTCTCATGCCCGACGCCCACCACGGCTACGGCTTGCCCATCGGGGGCGTGCTGGCCACCGATAATGCCGTGATTCCCTACGCCGTAGGCGTAGACATTGGCTGCCGCATGGCCTTGTCGGTGTTTGCCTTGCCGCCCCAGCACCTTACTCAGCGGGTGCCCGAGCTGCAAAAGCTGCTGCTGGAGCACACCTGCTTCGGGAACCGCACGGGCTTCCAGCACGGCCAAAAGCTGGGCCACGAAGTGCTGGAGCGGGCCGAGTTTCAGGATGTGCCCTTCCTGCGCAACAAGCAGGCTACCGCCGCCGAGCAGATTGGCACGTCAGGCTCCGGCAACCACTTTGTGGAGTGGGGCATCGTGGACATCACCGAGCCTGCCAACGAGCTGGGCGTACCGGTGGGGCAGTACGTGGGCCTGCTCTCGCACTCCGGCTCCCGCGGGCTGGGTGCTAGCGTGGCCAACCACTACACCCGCCTGGCTATGGAGAACTGCCAACTGCCCGCCGAAGCCAAACACCTGGCCTGGCTGGGGCTTGACGGGGAGCTAGGCCAGGAATACTGGGCCGCCATGAACCTGGCCGGCGACTACGCCTCGGCCTGCCACGAGCACATCCACCGGCGCCTGGCCAAAGCCCTGGGCGAGAAGCCCCTGGTCAAAGTCGAAAACCACCACAACTTCGCTTGGAAGGAAACCCTGGCCGACGGCCGCGAGGTTATCGTGCACCGCAAGGGCGCCACGCCGGCGGGCAAGGGTGTGCTGGGCATCATTCCGGGCTCGATGACGGCCCCCGGCTTCATTGTGCGGGGCCGGGGCGCGGCGGAGTCGCTTAGCTCGGCCTCCCACGGGGCGGGCCGGCTGTTGTCGCGCACCCGCGCCAAGCAGGAGCTGAGCGAAACCCAGCTGCGCCAGCACCTACAGGCGCACGGCGTGGTGCTGCACGGCGGCGGCCTCGACGAAGCCCCCATGGCCTACAAAGACATCCGGGCCGTGATGCAGAGTCAGCAGGAACTGGTAGACGTGCTCGGCTCCTTCACCCCGAAAATCGTGCGCATGGACGGAGCATGA
- a CDS encoding DNA-3-methyladenine glycosylase I: MDLCLLIQTTATPLLRDFHDHEWGEPVAEAGILFEYLVLHTFQIGFDFPVVLRRREAFREVLASFDADRLARFTEDDIETLLLDPRILRNRRKLEATVQNARAWRRLRQEVGGEEGLLPFFYQFVGGQPVDSRRSAANPVPLSTPASEALSKELKRRGFSMTGPATCYNILQTAGLVNDHWLTCPRHAECRAL, translated from the coding sequence ATGGACCTTTGCCTCCTCATCCAAACCACCGCTACCCCCTTGCTGCGCGACTTCCACGACCATGAGTGGGGCGAGCCGGTGGCGGAAGCGGGTATTCTGTTTGAATACCTGGTGCTGCACACGTTTCAGATTGGGTTCGACTTTCCGGTGGTGCTGCGCCGGCGCGAGGCCTTCCGGGAGGTACTAGCCAGTTTCGACGCCGACCGGCTGGCCCGCTTCACGGAAGACGATATTGAAACCCTGCTGCTGGACCCGCGCATCCTGCGCAACCGGCGCAAGCTGGAGGCCACCGTGCAAAACGCCCGCGCCTGGCGGCGCCTGCGCCAGGAAGTGGGCGGTGAAGAGGGCCTGCTCCCGTTTTTCTACCAGTTTGTCGGCGGCCAGCCAGTTGACAGCCGCCGCAGCGCCGCCAACCCCGTGCCGCTCTCCACGCCCGCCAGCGAGGCGCTTAGCAAAGAACTCAAGCGCCGCGGCTTTTCCATGACCGGCCCCGCCACCTGCTACAACATCCTGCAAACTGCCGGCCTCGTCAACGACCACTGGCTCACCTGCCCCCGCCATGCCGAGTGCCGGGCTCTGTAG
- a CDS encoding RtcB family protein, which yields MAQHKLRGNDLRKIGYPEGRVIGLALDVLEDRQLKKLDKGSALALLQKIKEDPYAYLRDSLWREVAKEFVPDPKRDVGLNPNIKDYRRYGDDFIEDGARRQMDTAMKLPVTLDGALMPDAHQGYGLPIGGVLATDNAIIPYGVGMDIGCRMALSVFDVPPRYLEQRRDELKKLLHNHTRFGNKEVFKNPADDPILHRPEFKEIPVVRGKREAAINQLGSSGSGNHFVEWGIVDITAEDNELNLPVGQYLGLLSHSGSRGLGAAIAQHYTKVAMQKCPLPPEARYLAWLDLDTQEGQEYWRAMNLAGDYASACHHDIHRRLSQALGEKPLAKVENHHNFAWKETLADGREAIVHRKGATPAGKGVLGVIPGSMTAPGFIVRGRGEQDSIQSASHGAGRRLSRTQAKQQVSEGELRRLLRDQGVELIGGGLDEAPMAYKDIHQVMAHQRDLVDVLGSFAPRIVRMDAGGGGKSKYGGE from the coding sequence ATGGCTCAGCACAAGCTGCGCGGCAACGACCTGCGCAAAATAGGATACCCCGAGGGGCGCGTCATCGGCCTGGCCCTGGACGTGCTAGAGGACCGCCAGCTCAAAAAGCTTGACAAAGGCAGCGCCCTGGCTTTGCTCCAGAAAATCAAGGAAGACCCCTACGCCTACCTGCGCGACTCGCTGTGGCGCGAGGTGGCCAAGGAGTTCGTGCCCGACCCCAAGCGCGACGTCGGCCTCAACCCCAACATCAAGGACTACCGCCGCTACGGCGACGACTTCATCGAGGACGGGGCCCGGCGGCAGATGGACACGGCCATGAAGCTGCCCGTGACGCTGGACGGCGCCCTCATGCCCGATGCCCACCAGGGCTACGGCCTGCCCATCGGGGGCGTGCTGGCCACCGATAACGCCATCATCCCCTACGGCGTGGGCATGGACATCGGCTGCCGCATGGCCCTGTCGGTGTTCGACGTGCCCCCGCGCTACCTGGAGCAGCGCCGCGACGAACTGAAGAAGCTGCTGCACAACCACACCCGCTTCGGCAACAAGGAAGTGTTCAAGAACCCTGCCGACGACCCCATCCTGCACCGGCCCGAGTTCAAGGAAATTCCGGTGGTGCGTGGCAAGCGCGAAGCTGCCATCAACCAGCTCGGCTCCTCAGGTTCCGGCAACCACTTCGTGGAGTGGGGCATCGTGGACATCACCGCCGAAGACAACGAACTGAACCTGCCCGTGGGCCAGTACCTGGGACTATTGTCGCACAGCGGCTCCCGCGGATTGGGGGCCGCCATTGCCCAGCACTACACCAAGGTAGCCATGCAAAAATGCCCGCTGCCGCCCGAAGCCCGCTACCTGGCCTGGCTCGACCTCGACACCCAGGAAGGCCAGGAGTACTGGCGGGCTATGAACCTGGCCGGCGACTACGCCTCAGCCTGCCACCACGACATCCACCGCCGCCTGAGCCAGGCCCTGGGTGAAAAGCCGCTGGCCAAAGTCGAGAATCACCACAACTTTGCCTGGAAGGAAACCCTGGCCGATGGGCGCGAGGCCATTGTGCACCGCAAAGGCGCCACGCCGGCGGGCAAGGGCGTGCTGGGCGTGATACCGGGCTCGATGACAGCGCCGGGCTTTATCGTGCGGGGCCGCGGCGAGCAGGACTCCATCCAATCGGCCTCGCACGGGGCGGGACGGCGCCTGTCGCGCACCCAGGCCAAGCAGCAGGTCAGTGAAGGCGAATTGCGCCGCCTGCTGCGCGACCAGGGCGTAGAGCTAATCGGCGGCGGCCTCGATGAGGCGCCCATGGCCTACAAAGACATCCACCAGGTAATGGCTCACCAGCGCGACCTGGTGGACGTGCTCGGTTCGTTTGCGCCCCGCATTGTGCGCATGGATGCAGGGGGCGGCGGCAAAAGCAAATACGGCGGCGAGTAA
- a CDS encoding SDR family NAD(P)-dependent oxidoreductase, which translates to MKTALITGASSGIGLELARIFAREGHRVVLVARSAAALEKLKTDLEQQYRTEAVVLPADLSRTEAPQAVFEAVQARGLTVDFLVNNAGFGEFGLFAENAWDKENQMLDLNIRALTHLTKLFLPGMLARRSGRIMQLASTAAFQPGPLMAVYYATKAYVLSFSEAIANELQGTGVTVTALCPGPTTSGFQDAASLNDSKLVKGKKLPSSAEVAEYGYQALLRGQTVAVHGTMNWLMAQSVRFTPRKLVTALVRRMSERAQ; encoded by the coding sequence ATGAAAACTGCCTTGATTACGGGAGCCAGCAGTGGCATTGGCCTGGAATTGGCCCGCATCTTCGCCCGCGAGGGACATCGGGTGGTACTGGTGGCCCGCAGCGCCGCGGCCCTCGAAAAGCTCAAAACGGACCTGGAACAGCAGTACCGCACCGAAGCCGTGGTGCTGCCCGCCGACCTGAGCCGAACCGAGGCCCCGCAGGCGGTGTTTGAGGCTGTGCAGGCCCGCGGGCTAACGGTTGACTTTCTGGTGAATAATGCAGGTTTTGGGGAGTTTGGGTTGTTTGCGGAAAACGCCTGGGACAAGGAAAACCAGATGCTCGACCTCAACATCCGGGCCCTGACTCACCTCACCAAGCTGTTTCTGCCAGGCATGCTGGCGCGGCGGTCGGGCCGGATTATGCAACTGGCCAGCACGGCTGCCTTTCAGCCCGGTCCGCTCATGGCGGTGTACTATGCCACGAAGGCCTACGTGCTCAGCTTTTCCGAAGCCATTGCCAACGAGCTGCAAGGCACGGGCGTTACGGTTACGGCCCTGTGCCCCGGCCCTACCACGTCGGGCTTTCAGGACGCGGCTTCTCTCAACGATTCCAAGCTGGTGAAAGGCAAGAAGCTGCCCAGCTCGGCGGAGGTGGCCGAGTACGGCTACCAGGCCCTGCTGCGCGGGCAAACCGTGGCCGTGCACGGCACCATGAACTGGCTTATGGCCCAGTCGGTGCGGTTTACGCCCCGCAAACTGGTCACGGCGCTGGTGCGCCGCATGTCGGAGCGGGCCCAGTAG
- a CDS encoding TetR/AcrR family transcriptional regulator: METATKRDEKREAILAAASQCFSRYGYEKTTLHDIGAAARLNKASLYYYYRNKEDLFIQVVLREAERYLTALQQQVAPLERATAKILAYLTGRLDYYRQVLNLHQLTLENLHRLEPLFDDVYRAVRERELEFLGELLQEGVQEREFLKLNAARTADALLTVADAVKHEAMQQARTHLASEVDYAPVQEKMSFTITLLLNGLRK, translated from the coding sequence ATGGAAACAGCTACCAAGCGGGACGAAAAGCGTGAGGCCATTCTGGCGGCTGCCAGCCAGTGCTTTAGCCGCTACGGCTACGAGAAAACCACTTTGCACGACATTGGCGCGGCGGCCCGGCTGAATAAAGCTTCGCTCTACTATTACTACCGCAACAAGGAAGACCTGTTCATCCAGGTGGTGCTGCGCGAGGCGGAGCGCTACCTCACGGCGCTACAGCAGCAGGTGGCGCCATTGGAGCGGGCTACGGCCAAAATTCTGGCCTACCTCACCGGCCGCCTCGACTACTACCGGCAGGTGCTCAACCTGCACCAGCTCACTCTGGAAAACCTGCACCGCCTGGAGCCGCTGTTCGACGACGTGTACCGGGCCGTGCGAGAGCGGGAGCTGGAGTTTCTGGGCGAGCTGCTCCAGGAAGGCGTGCAGGAGCGGGAGTTTCTGAAGCTGAATGCCGCCCGTACCGCCGACGCCCTGCTCACCGTCGCCGACGCCGTGAAGCACGAAGCCATGCAGCAGGCCCGCACCCACCTGGCCTCCGAAGTCGACTACGCCCCCGTGCAGGAGAAAATGAGCTTCACCATCACCCTCCTCCTCAACGGCCTGCGCAAATAA
- a CDS encoding MOSC domain-containing protein → MPFPFFGDDKSTVARLLGTLPQTGRVEWIGVRPVRREPLLSLPEVQAETDRHLRGDHARVKPCGKRQVTLIQHEHLAAVAGFLGLDAPMEPGRLRRNLVVSGLNLLALKNRHISIGTEVVLEITGECHPCSRMEEELGPGGYNAMRGHGGLTARIVQGGTIRVGDEVRVVATHSSS, encoded by the coding sequence GTGCCTTTTCCATTTTTTGGCGACGATAAATCCACCGTGGCCCGCCTGCTCGGCACCCTTCCCCAAACCGGCCGCGTGGAGTGGATTGGTGTTCGGCCCGTGCGCCGGGAGCCCCTGCTATCCTTGCCCGAAGTGCAAGCCGAAACCGACCGCCACCTCCGCGGCGACCACGCCCGGGTGAAGCCCTGTGGCAAGCGCCAGGTTACCCTGATTCAACACGAGCACCTGGCGGCGGTGGCCGGCTTCCTGGGCCTCGACGCCCCGATGGAGCCCGGCCGCTTGCGGCGTAACCTGGTGGTTAGCGGCCTAAACCTGCTGGCTCTCAAAAACCGTCATATCAGCATTGGGACGGAGGTAGTTCTAGAAATTACCGGCGAGTGTCACCCCTGCTCCCGTATGGAAGAAGAACTAGGCCCCGGCGGGTACAATGCCATGCGTGGCCACGGCGGCCTCACTGCCCGCATCGTGCAGGGCGGCACAATTCGCGTGGGCGACGAGGTGCGGGTAGTGGCTACGCATTCATCATCCTAA